Proteins co-encoded in one Garra rufa chromosome 21, GarRuf1.0, whole genome shotgun sequence genomic window:
- the LOC141295690 gene encoding uncharacterized protein has translation MAGHEWDDWFEREELIGQISDIRVQNLQVEREVVQKRTFTRWMNLHLEKCNPRLEVRDLFRDIQDGKILMALLEELSGCKLLHGFKPSSHRIFRLNNIAKVLTFLEERNVKLVSIDATDIADGNSSIVLGLIWNIILFFQIKELTGNIKSQFPSSSSLSSIPTSSDSDTSHSSTPSDERKPNIAPRGHGRVIKTLLQWVQRRTRKYGVAVQDFGKSWTSGLAFLAVIKSIDPSLVDMRRALLRTSRENIEEAFRTAHYSLGIPRLLEPEDVMLNPPDEQSIMTYVSQFLEHFPGIEEDDTSDILERNKAGVRMNEPPVRNGVQRKRESYMVKGDVVRPPPKIFISSVSEDREQITSPVLSQPPEDKPWMRKPSSVGSSPSPANEKPSLDLNTDTVVSTTSSPQPSFSDSAVNSPDSWSEVLSETTNSHQISEDPVSESSTAGAVEVTSDLGSPFSPESTPENHLDRELFIDEGNYSLGSMDSLHAKSTAPSEEDDAYKYILDLKEEQSANHLPCDDMRNKSDAECLEQIETNPLEHQEPVKPSIDDPSCLESDSGYFQDNKEEMASQPEVESLLTSTVEEEVSEVLESEAFQDNVESSNTEAMQMDALELTDGPEEKPFIFEDEPECPVLKYERVSISGSEEDLKQSTDLPEEPTEEPDKILSNGHSETEISDLCDGEQKAVFESEVKDVVFEEEPEEPPISDRSQTEVEDEDQVCYMCGGPVAKSLSEQGDCLSHSNSTEKDCNSDSRLFSESEGGGNFEDNSKEKNNELNGTVSDLKNEPRESKGIHEDLLIIGKSDLESGSDGIRRTEFSHNTNGESQAQVSDNMEPGGAKENRPVSVVDSHYTVLNSVTEESLSDTNIHAGESDSTPSQSPNRQRLEVSSTELPIEEETEDSRFIIGVRGYPERRPAELRLSLSMTPLQPAPPKRSLTESDTDTEDASDDHGKGFKSRKDRVGSAHIQEQSPFDRHPGEWGAVEPDSPAEHCELIKTDEDLTSTGARENTGALREGAVMDASQPLTTIHLRKVTDITESKGQNGKALDRSKVDSTIVNKSSESKTAASPESTYDTTLSDLVYILLAAWLFVYCLFVLPQIDLRTLPKLLFNKDE, from the exons ATGGCGGGACACGAATGGGATGATTGGTTTGAACGGGAGGAATTGATCGGGCAGATCAGCGACATCCGagtgcagaatctgcaag TTGAGAGGGAGGTGGTGCAGAAGAGAACATTCACCAGATGGATGAATCTACATCTAGAGAAG TGCAACCCTCGTTTGGAGGTGCGCGATCTGTTTCGTGATATCCAGGATGGAAAGATTCTGATGGCTCTACTTGAGGAACTCTCGGGATGCAAACTG CTGCATGGCTTTAAGCCATCCTCACATCGTATTTTTAGGCTCAATAACATCGCCAAGGTATTGACATTTCTGGAAGAAAGAAAC GTGAAATTAGTCAGCATTGATGCAACAGATATCGCAGATGGCAATTCATCCATTGTGCTTGGGCTTATCTGGAACATCATACTGTTTTTCCAG ATCAAGGAACTCACAGGGAACATTAAGAGTCAGTTCCCTTCCTCCTCCAGCCTGTCATCCATACCCACCAGCTCCGATTCAGACACTTCCCATTCCAGCACGCCCTCAGATGAGAGGAAGCCCAATATTGCTCCAAGAGGTCATGGAAGGGTCATCAAGACCCTTCTCCAATGGGTCCAAAGACGTACTAGAAA ATATGGAGTTGCTGTGCAGGACTTTGGAAAGAGCTGGACAAGTGGTCTGGCTTTCCTTGCTGTGATTAAGTCCATTGACCCTAGTTTGGTGGATATGAGGAGGGCTTTGCTCCGAACATCCAGAGAGAACATCGAGGAAGCCTTCAGAACAGCACACTACAGTCTTGGCATCCCAAGACTCCTAGAACCGGAGG ATGTGATGTTGAATCCCCCTGATGAACAGTCCATAATGACCTATGTGTCCCAGTTTTTGGAGCACTTTCCTGGAATTGAGGAG GATGACACGTCAGATATTCTGGAGCGAAATAAAGCCGGCGTTCGAATGAACGAACCTCCTGTTCGGAATGGAGTACAGAGGAAACGGGAGTCTTACATGGTCAAGGGAGACGTGGTTCGGCCGCCACCCAAGATCTTCATTTCCTCAGTGTCTGAAGATCGTGAGCAGATCACATCCCCAGTCCTTTCACAGCCCCCTGAGGACAAGCCTTGGATGAGAAAACCATCGTCGGTGGGTTCAAGTCCCAGTCCTGCAAATGAAAAGCCCAGCTTGGACTTAAACACAGATACAGTGGTGTCCACCACAAGCTCTCCGCAACCTTCATTCTCGGATTCTGCTGTCAACTCACCCGACTCGTGGAGTGAGGTACTTAGCGAGACTACTAACTCTCACCAGATCAGTGAGGATCCCGTAAGCGAGAGCAGTACTGCTGGTGCTGTTGAAGTGACCTCCGATTTAGGTTCACCATTTTCGCCAGAGAGCACACCGGAGAATCATTTAGACCGTGAGCTTTTCATAGATGAGGGAAACTACTCCCTTGGCTCCATGGATAGTTTACATGCCAAATCCACTGCGCCATCTGAGGAGGATGATGCTTACAAATACATCTTAGACCTGAAAGAAGAACAATCTGCTAACCATTTGCCCTGTGACGACATGAGGAATAAATCAGATGCAGAATGTTTAGAACAAATTGAAACCAATCCTTTGGAGCACCAAGAACCAGTCAAGCCATCAATTGATGATCCTTCATGTTTGGAAAGTGACTCAGGATACTTTCAGGATAATAAGGAAGAAATGGCATCTCAACCTGAGGTTGAGAGTCTACTCACTTCCACTGTTGAAGAAGAAGTGAGTGAAGTTCTAGAATCTGAAGCTTTTCAGGACAACGTTGAGTCTTCCAATACAGAAGCCATGCAGATGGACGCTCTCGAATTGACAGATGGACCTGAGGAGAAGCCTTTCATATTTGAGGATGAGCCCGAATGTCCAGTTCTAAAATACGAGAGGGTTTCCATATCAGGAAGTGAGGAGGATCTTAAACAGAGCACTGATCTGCCTGAAGAACCGACAGAGGAACCAGACAAAATCCTTTCAAATGGTCATTCTGAAACAGAAATCAGTGACCTCTGTGATGGGGAACAAAAAGCTGTCTTTGAAAGTGAGGTGAAGGATGTGGTATTCGAGGAGGAGCCCGAAGAACCTCCGATCTCAGATCGGAGCCAAACAGAAGTTGAGGATGAAGATCAAGTGTGTTATATGTGTGGAGGTCCAGTGGCCAAGAGCTTGAGCGAACAGGGCGATTGTCTGTCCCATTCAAACTCAACCGAGAAGGACTGCAATTCAGACTCGAGACTTTTCAGTGAATCAGAAGGAGGTGGAAACTTTGAGGACAATTCAAAGGAAAAGAACAATGAGTTAAACGGAACTGTAAGTGATCTCAAGAATGAGCCAAGAGAGAGTAAAGGTATTCATGAAGATCTGCTTATTATAGGTAAGAGCGACTTGGAAAGTGGGTCAGACGGCATAAGGAGGACAGAGTTTTCCCACAATACGAATGGAGAAAGCCAAGCTCAGGTTTCAGACAATATGGAGCCTGGAGGGGCCAAGGAAAACAGACCTGTATCAGTAGTGGACTCCCACTACACTGTTCTGAATTCAGTTACTGAGGAGTCTCTTTCTGACACCAACATCCATGCTGGAGAAAGCGACTCTACACCGTCCCAAAGCCCAAACAGACAGCGTCTAGAGGTGTCCAGCACTGAACTGCCAATTGAAGAGGAAACTGAAGACTCAAGGTTTATTATTGGTGTCCGTGGATACCCTGAAAGACGTCCTGCAGAGTTACGCTTGTCCCTCAGCATGACTCCGCTGCAGCCGGCACCTCCCAAGCGTTCACTTACTGAATCGGATACAGACACGGAAGATGCTTCAGACGACCATGGCAAGGGATTTAAGTCGAGAAAG GATAGAGTGGGATCTGCGCATATCCAGGAGCAAAGCCCATTTGACAGGCACCCGGGAGAATGGGGCGCTGTGGAGCCTGATTCACCAGCTGAGCATTGTGAGCTCATTAAGACAGATGAAGACCTGACCAGCACCGGTGCCAGAGAAAACACAGGGGCTCTGAG GGAAGGAGCTGTGATGGATGCAAGCCAACCTTTGACTACTATACACTTGCGAAAGGTCACTGACATCACTGAATCAAAG GGACAAAATGGGAAGGCCTTAGACCGCAGCAAAGTGGACAGTACCATCGTAAATAAAAG CTCGGAGAGCAAGACTGCTGCGAGTCCAGAAAGCACATATGACACAACCTTGTCTGACCTTGTCTACATCCTTTTGGCTGCTTGGCTCTTTGTGTACTGCCTTTTTGTCCTGCCTCAGATTGACTTAAGGACACTTCCTAAACTCCTCTTCAACAAAGATGAATGA